From Synergistaceae bacterium, the proteins below share one genomic window:
- a CDS encoding TerD family protein has translation MAVNLQKGQKVDLRKNDGGSLKKVVIGLGWDAAKQESGGFLGGLFGGGKTHNIDCDATVFLCVDGKVIDSNDVVYFGNLEHSSGSVKHMGDNLTGAGEGDDEEIFIDLTRLPAKYDKIIFVVNIYKASERNQHFGMIQNAFIRIYDGENNQELCRYNLSENYDGMTAMIFGEMYLRNGQWKFNAIGQATRDNSISELLRRFA, from the coding sequence ATGGCTGTTAATCTGCAAAAGGGTCAAAAGGTTGATTTACGGAAAAATGACGGAGGCTCGCTCAAAAAAGTAGTAATCGGACTCGGCTGGGACGCGGCAAAACAAGAGTCGGGCGGATTTCTCGGCGGACTGTTCGGAGGCGGGAAGACTCATAATATAGACTGCGATGCTACTGTATTTCTTTGCGTTGATGGAAAAGTTATAGACTCTAATGATGTAGTTTATTTCGGGAATCTTGAGCACTCTTCAGGTTCAGTAAAACACATGGGCGATAACTTAACCGGCGCGGGTGAAGGCGACGACGAGGAAATTTTTATAGATTTAACTAGACTCCCGGCAAAATACGATAAAATTATATTTGTCGTGAATATTTATAAAGCCAGCGAACGCAATCAACATTTTGGAATGATTCAGAACGCTTTTATAAGAATTTACGACGGTGAAAATAATCAAGAATTATGCAGATATAATCTTTCAGAGAATTATGACGGAATGACGGCGATGATTTTCGGCGAGATGTATTTACGTAATGGACAATGGAAATTTAACGCAATAGGTCAAGCGACACGGGATAATTCAATCAGCGAACTTTTAAGGAGATTCGCATAA
- the coaBC gene encoding bifunctional phosphopantothenoylcysteine decarboxylase/phosphopantothenate--cysteine ligase CoaBC has translation MNKFLNGRKILLGITGGIAAYKIPGLVRLITKSGCEIEIILTPSAENFVAPMTLATLAKKRVWRENDFISDGHNIPHVKLSEWADIIAIAPCSANTCAKIAHGLADNLLTSTILAASCPIIIFPAMNEKMLMNQATQLNLKNLSEMGINIIEPVSGDLACGKSGRGRMPEPGEILCELEKFLCPVKYLSGRKVLITTGPTHEYLDPVRYISNPSTGKMGVAMARAAWLMGAEVKLISGPVKIDSYGFEVINVISAQEMLNAVMQNLSWADYIVKAAAVGDYKAKNFHSQKIKREGKDSLNIELVQNPDIAAEVGKFKRTNQILIGFAAESENISHNAREKLSRKNLDYILANDITGQDTGFASDTNILRLIPRDESKHEKIFSGLKQDIAFEVWEYVLSN, from the coding sequence ATGAATAAATTTTTGAATGGCCGTAAAATCTTGCTAGGAATAACAGGAGGTATAGCGGCCTATAAAATTCCCGGACTTGTAAGGCTGATCACAAAATCAGGCTGTGAAATCGAGATAATATTAACTCCTTCAGCTGAAAATTTTGTAGCTCCCATGACTCTGGCGACTCTGGCAAAAAAAAGAGTCTGGCGCGAGAATGATTTTATTTCAGACGGTCATAACATTCCCCATGTAAAATTATCAGAATGGGCCGATATTATAGCGATTGCCCCGTGTAGTGCTAATACATGCGCGAAAATTGCTCACGGTTTAGCTGATAATTTGCTGACTTCTACAATTTTAGCTGCGTCTTGTCCGATTATAATATTTCCTGCAATGAATGAAAAAATGTTAATGAATCAAGCGACTCAATTAAACCTGAAAAATTTATCAGAAATGGGAATAAATATAATTGAGCCTGTTTCAGGTGATTTAGCTTGCGGGAAGTCAGGACGCGGAAGAATGCCCGAACCCGGTGAGATTTTATGCGAGCTTGAAAAATTTTTATGTCCGGTCAAATATTTATCAGGGCGAAAAGTTTTAATTACAACCGGGCCGACTCATGAATATCTAGATCCTGTGCGATATATTTCAAATCCCAGTACCGGAAAAATGGGCGTTGCTATGGCTCGTGCGGCGTGGCTTATGGGTGCTGAAGTAAAATTAATTTCCGGGCCCGTAAAAATTGACTCATACGGCTTTGAAGTAATTAATGTGATTTCAGCGCAAGAAATGTTAAACGCTGTCATGCAAAATTTATCGTGGGCTGATTATATCGTGAAGGCCGCCGCAGTGGGAGATTATAAGGCTAAAAATTTTCACTCACAAAAAATTAAACGCGAGGGGAAGGACTCATTAAATATTGAACTCGTTCAAAATCCCGATATAGCCGCAGAAGTCGGAAAATTCAAGCGCACGAATCAAATTTTAATCGGGTTTGCTGCTGAGTCTGAAAATATTTCACATAATGCCCGCGAAAAATTATCACGCAAAAATCTTGATTACATTCTAGCAAATGACATAACGGGACAAGATACAGGATTCGCCAGCGACACAAATATTTTGCGGTTAATCCCCCGTGATGAGTCAAAACATGAGAAAATTTTTTCAGGCCTGAAACAAGATATTGCATTTGAAGTCTGGGAATATGTCCTATCTAATTGA